The Myxococcales bacterium genome includes the window ATCGGCGGGCTCGAGCTGCGGCCCGGCCCAGGCCAGCAGGCGGAACCCCAGCTCGGCGTGGGGGCCCTCGTCGCCGAGCAGGCGATCGAGCACGGCCTGCACCAGCGGCTCGGTCACGAGCGCCCGCGACCGGCGCAGCGCTGGCACGCTCAGCGCCTCGCCGACGCACGACACGCTGATCGCCAGCTCGAGCGCGCGCACCAGCGCCGGCGCGCCCGGCGTCGTCACCTGCGAGATCTGGGCGACGTCGAACGCCAGCGGCAGCGCGCCGCCCAGCTCGCCCAGCAGCCGGGCGACCAGCTCGACGTGATCGAGCTCGTCGACGACGATGTCGGCGGCGACGGCGGTGAGATCGACCGGCGCGCCGCACTCGAGCAGCGCGGTGGCCAGGTTGCCGAACGCCGCGGCGCTGGCGTACTCGGTGAAGACCCCGTTGGTCCACACGCGCCGGGCCTCGAGCAGCTCGGCCGCGGTCGTCGACGCGAGGTCGAGCGTGCCCCAGGGCAGGTCGTCGATGCCGGGCCGGCGCCGGCGCAGGCGTCGCTCGGACCAGACGCCCTGCCAGTCGAGCTGGAACAGCGCGGTCACGGCAGGCCCCGACGGCACGCGGCCACGAGCGGCTCGGTCGAAGGGGCGTCGGCGGCGATCGTGGTCATGGTCGGCTGCTCGCTGGCGGCGTCGGTGATGAGCCGCACCTGGCGATCGACGTCGATGAACACGGTCACGTCGGTGGTGCCGCAGGTCCGGCTCTGGAACGCCCAGCGCCCACCGTCGGCCTCGATCAGGCGGGTCGTGCCGACGGCGTCCGTGCACTGGCGCTGCGGCGGACCCTTGGTGGCGATGTTGCCGCACACCGGGCGCTCGCTGGCCGAGACCAGCGGGCGCGCGACCGCGACGCCGGGCGCGGACACGGGGCGGACCAGCGGCCGGGGCGCGGGCGTGGGGCGGACCAGGGGCCGGGGCGCGGCGGCGCGGGGCCGGGCCGTGTGGGCGGGGGCGTCGCCCGGACGGGCCTCGGCGACGCAGGCGGTGGCGGCGAGGGTGGAGAGCGCGAGGACGAGGGTGGTGGGCGGGGGCGGCATGGGTGGCTCCTTTGAGCACCAGGACGCCCGCGGCCCCCGACCGTTAACCGCGCCGCCAAGAAAAAGACGACGTGCCGCCCGCCGCGCAGAGCCTGTGCTTCTTCCGGTCGAGCACCGGTCGACGCGCCGGGAGTTTCGCGTCCTGGGTGGGGGCCCTCATCGGGGCTGCCCCCGATGGGGGAGGGTTCGGCGACGAACCCTCTGGAACTCAGGCGCGGCCGGCGGCCTTGCGCCAGCTCGCGCGCTCGGCGCACCGCTGCCACCACGCCATCACGTGCGCGTGC containing:
- a CDS encoding ferritin-like domain-containing protein; translation: MTALFQLDWQGVWSERRLRRRRPGIDDLPWGTLDLASTTAAELLEARRVWTNGVFTEYASAAAFGNLATALLECGAPVDLTAVAADIVVDELDHVELVARLLGELGGALPLAFDVAQISQVTTPGAPALVRALELAISVSCVGEALSVPALRRSRALVTEPLVQAVLDRLLGDEGPHAELGFRLLAWAGPQLEPADRAHLAEVALAAIASFAPLWQREACDACQAPGLGVAPAADHQRALVTAVRERVVARLARHDVHVDGAALAALLPAAAV